A single window of Dermacentor albipictus isolate Rhodes 1998 colony chromosome 1, USDA_Dalb.pri_finalv2, whole genome shotgun sequence DNA harbors:
- the LOC135911303 gene encoding AFG2-interacting ribosome maturation factor-like isoform X1 codes for MLPSMDEVAALNERLYDLRKPFKLAFCALKEQKEAWEKCMEKARPHLIAIVTLREIQVNCWTAKLAGSELLSKCPDIRVRVVRRVENELFQEKEKLESILKTLKKSQNLCTSACQQAVEIYDHLAQNRSIEDICFRSETCPSVADMLEWITCTEQHFSSHVHARELLLEEANFGDDFKAGAFVKEWKDDSALIESMNDVLATTKFVMDMV; via the exons ATGTTACCGTCGATGGATGAGGTAGCCGCCTTGAATGAACGCTTGTATGACTTGCGGAAACCATTTAAACTCGCATTTTGCGCACTGAAAGAGCAGAAAGAGGCCTGGGAAAAATGTATGGAAAAAGCCCGCCCTCATTTGATTGCAATAGTCACACTGCGGGAAATACAGGTGAACTGTTGGACAGCGAAACTTGCGGGCAGCGAGCTCTTGTCAAAATGCCCAGATATCCGAGTGCGGGTCGTGCGTAGAGTAGAGAATGAGCTGTTCCAGGAGAAAGAAAAGTTGGAATCAATACT AAAAACATTGAAGAAGTCTCAGAATCTTTGTACCAGTGCTTGCCAGCAAGCAGTTGAAATCTATGACCATCTTGCGCAAAATCGAAGCATTGAAGACATTTGTTTCAGAAGCGAAACGTGTCCGTCAGTGGCTGATATGCTTGAATGGATAACATGTACAGAACAACACTTTAGTAGCCA TGTTCATGCAAGAGAACTCTTGCTAGAAGAAGCAAATTTTGGTGACGACTTCAAGGCTGGCGCCTTTGTAAAAGAGTGGAAAGATGACTCAGCTTTGATCGAATCGATGAATG
- the LOC135911303 gene encoding AFG2-interacting ribosome maturation factor-like isoform X2: MERKACLNSCRGAGHRGIEVLYSKLKSLDEAGTLRKTLKKSQNLCTSACQQAVEIYDHLAQNRSIEDICFRSETCPSVADMLEWITCTEQHFSSHVHARELLLEEANFGDDFKAGAFVKEWKDDSALIESMNDVLATTKFVMDMV, encoded by the exons ATGGAACGGAAAGC GTGTCTGAACAGTTGCCGCGGCGCTGGGCATCGAGGGATCGAGGTACTCTACAGCAAACTGAAGTCCCTAGATGAAGCGGGGACCTTACG AAAAACATTGAAGAAGTCTCAGAATCTTTGTACCAGTGCTTGCCAGCAAGCAGTTGAAATCTATGACCATCTTGCGCAAAATCGAAGCATTGAAGACATTTGTTTCAGAAGCGAAACGTGTCCGTCAGTGGCTGATATGCTTGAATGGATAACATGTACAGAACAACACTTTAGTAGCCA TGTTCATGCAAGAGAACTCTTGCTAGAAGAAGCAAATTTTGGTGACGACTTCAAGGCTGGCGCCTTTGTAAAAGAGTGGAAAGATGACTCAGCTTTGATCGAATCGATGAATG